A part of Larimichthys crocea isolate SSNF chromosome VII, L_crocea_2.0, whole genome shotgun sequence genomic DNA contains:
- the LOC104931244 gene encoding cilia- and flagella-associated protein 45 isoform X1 produces the protein MGRGSKTSRGSSFRYRTISSTSDVDETLFGSPTQVSSHLDKCGKSKAKKQQKETQKNQDGETIQIVTKDLIRTLRIPKESPSGDSIIIPSTEFERITSNSQILTKEEREAQKATREKKKEEEHKKAEEMKRRMMELDMSRKQNPLSEEEVEARETQNRLVERANQLQLEEDEEIRTFNQLILNAKCRAICDAQMQEKKLCQAEYLKEEKRLDAMMEAVRRKALENEAEICELRKQQRISKMQEIRDQIQKHLDDEIIQNEMKEQEKQQIRENQEKMDLEDLKYLEKKKEAQQRLHEEVMRINEETSRAKEQRMEEEKLADMKDMEYNRKKMEKEAEYEAEQRRIKKEKDLEIARLRAQHEKTKDRKAEEDELHARRHQESTNREWRRKELELAEKKAQEEAKLKVARLEQVQYKERFLSMEAGRKKAEFERVLKVEQEAILKEKELKEKRCQEARRHAEEMRQQVKEHELLAIAKRRETFREGDGLIEQARQRSMRLNEIKERKLQELKAAGLSEMYCSEVERKARAGLKKPSYFLKK, from the exons ATG GGACGGGGATCCAAGACCTCAAGGGGCAGCAGTTTTCGGTACCGCACCATTTCTTCCACCTCTGATGTTGATGAAACCTTGTTTGGGAGCCCAACACAA GTTTCATCACATTTAGACAAATGTGGGAAGTCCAAAGCCaagaaacagcagaaagaaaccCAGAAGAACCAAGATGGAGAGACAATTCAAATCGTCACCAAAGACCTCATTCGCACCCTCAG GATCCCCAAAGAGTCTCCTTCAGGAGATTCCATCATTATACCTTCAACTGAGTTTGAACGCATCACATCAAACTCCCAAATTCTCAccaaggaagagagagaggcccAGAAGGCGACTcgtgagaagaagaaagaggaagaacat AAAAAAGCTGAGGAAATGAAGCGTCGAATGATGGAGCTAGACATGTCCCGTAAGCAGAATCCTCTGAGTGAGGAAGAGGTAGAGGCCCGGGAAACCCAGAATCGCTTGGTGGAGAGGGCCAACCAGTTACAGctggaggaagacgaggagatCAGAACGTTCAACCAG CTGATTCTAAATGCCAAGTGTCGAGCCATATGTGACGCCCAGATGCAGGAAAAGAAACTGTGCCAGGCCGAGTATTTAAAAGAGGAGAAGCGCCTGGATGCCATGATGGAAGCGGTGCGCCGCAAGGCCTTGGAGAATGAGGCAGAGATTTGTGAGCTGCGCAAACAACAGAGAATCAG CAAGATGCAGGAAATTCGTGACCAGATCCAGAAACATCTGGATGACGAGATAATTCAGAACGAGATGAAAgagcaggagaagcagcagatACGAGAGAACCAGGAGAAGATGGACCTGGAAGATCTCAAG tacctggaaaagaagaaagaggcgCAGCAGCGCCTGCATGAGGAGGTCATGCGCATCAATGAGGAGACCTCACGGGCCAAGgagcagaggatggaggaggagaagctggcTGACATGAAAGATATGGAATACAACCGGAAAAAAATG GAGAAGGAGGCAGAATatgaagcagagcagagacgAATCAAGAAGGAGAAGGACTTGGAGATTGCCAGGCTGAGAGCTCAGCATGAAAAAACTAAAGATCGCAAAGCAGAGGAG GATGAGCTCCATGCTCGGAGGCACCAAGAAAGCACAAACAGGgagtggaggagaaaagagttAGAGCTGGCTGAAAAGAAAGCCCAGGAGGAGGCAAAGCTGAAAGTGGCTCGCTTGGAGCAGGTTCAATATAAAGAGCGCTTCCTGTCTATGGAGGCCGGACGGAAGAAGGCAGAGTTTGAGAGGGTGCTGAA GGTGGAACAGGAGGCGATTCTCAAAGAGAAGGAGTTGAAGGAGAAGCGGTGTCAGGAGGCCCGGCGTCATGCGGAGGAAATGCGACAGCAGGTGAAAGAACATGAGCTCTTAGCCATAGCGAAGCGCAGAGAGACCTTCAGGGAGGGCGATGGGTTGATCGAGCAAGCCCGGCAGAGAAGTATGCGCCTTAATGAGATTAAAGAGAGGAAGCTGCAAGAGCTCAA GGCTGCAGGGCTCTCTGAAATGTACTGCAGTGAAGTGGAAAGGAAAGCCCGAGCTGGACTCAAGAAGCCATCATATTTTCTTaagaagtga
- the LOC104931244 gene encoding cilia- and flagella-associated protein 45 isoform X2: MGRGSKTSRGSSFRYRTISSTSDVDETLFGSPTQVSSHLDKCGKSKAKKQQKETQKNQDGETIQIVTKDLIRTLRIPKESPSGDSIIIPSTEFERITSNSQILTKEEREAQKATREKKKEEEHKKAEEMKRRMMELDMSRKQNPLSEEEVEARETQNRLVERANQLQLEEDEEIRTFNQLILNAKCRAICDAQMQEKKLCQAEYLKEEKRLDAMMEAVRRKALENEAEICELRKQQRISKMQEIRDQIQKHLDDEIIQNEMKEQEKQQIRENQEKMDLEDLKYLEKKKEAQQRLHEEVMRINEETSRAKEQRMEEEKLADMKDMEYNRKKMEKEAEYEAEQRRIKKEKDLEIARLRAQHEKTKDRKAEEDELHARRHQESTNREWRRKELELAEKKAQEEAKLKVARLEQVQYKERFLSMEAAGRRQSLRGC, encoded by the exons ATG GGACGGGGATCCAAGACCTCAAGGGGCAGCAGTTTTCGGTACCGCACCATTTCTTCCACCTCTGATGTTGATGAAACCTTGTTTGGGAGCCCAACACAA GTTTCATCACATTTAGACAAATGTGGGAAGTCCAAAGCCaagaaacagcagaaagaaaccCAGAAGAACCAAGATGGAGAGACAATTCAAATCGTCACCAAAGACCTCATTCGCACCCTCAG GATCCCCAAAGAGTCTCCTTCAGGAGATTCCATCATTATACCTTCAACTGAGTTTGAACGCATCACATCAAACTCCCAAATTCTCAccaaggaagagagagaggcccAGAAGGCGACTcgtgagaagaagaaagaggaagaacat AAAAAAGCTGAGGAAATGAAGCGTCGAATGATGGAGCTAGACATGTCCCGTAAGCAGAATCCTCTGAGTGAGGAAGAGGTAGAGGCCCGGGAAACCCAGAATCGCTTGGTGGAGAGGGCCAACCAGTTACAGctggaggaagacgaggagatCAGAACGTTCAACCAG CTGATTCTAAATGCCAAGTGTCGAGCCATATGTGACGCCCAGATGCAGGAAAAGAAACTGTGCCAGGCCGAGTATTTAAAAGAGGAGAAGCGCCTGGATGCCATGATGGAAGCGGTGCGCCGCAAGGCCTTGGAGAATGAGGCAGAGATTTGTGAGCTGCGCAAACAACAGAGAATCAG CAAGATGCAGGAAATTCGTGACCAGATCCAGAAACATCTGGATGACGAGATAATTCAGAACGAGATGAAAgagcaggagaagcagcagatACGAGAGAACCAGGAGAAGATGGACCTGGAAGATCTCAAG tacctggaaaagaagaaagaggcgCAGCAGCGCCTGCATGAGGAGGTCATGCGCATCAATGAGGAGACCTCACGGGCCAAGgagcagaggatggaggaggagaagctggcTGACATGAAAGATATGGAATACAACCGGAAAAAAATG GAGAAGGAGGCAGAATatgaagcagagcagagacgAATCAAGAAGGAGAAGGACTTGGAGATTGCCAGGCTGAGAGCTCAGCATGAAAAAACTAAAGATCGCAAAGCAGAGGAG GATGAGCTCCATGCTCGGAGGCACCAAGAAAGCACAAACAGGgagtggaggagaaaagagttAGAGCTGGCTGAAAAGAAAGCCCAGGAGGAGGCAAAGCTGAAAGTGGCTCGCTTGGAGCAGGTTCAAT ATAAAGAGCGCTTCCTGTCTATGGAGGCGGCCGGAAGAAGGCAGAGTTTGAGAGGGTGCTGA